The genome window CAAATAGAAGATATGTCATAGTTTTTTTATCTTTCTAATTAAATTTCAATGAATTCAAGTGTCTAAATTCAAAAATTTGATTATCTTTGCACTCAATTTTCATTTATAAACATTAATTTATGTACGCAATTGTAGAGATAGCAGGGCTTCAATACAAAGTTGAAAAAGACCAACAATTGTTTGTAAACCGTTTAGCTGGTGAAGCAGGTGACGAAGTAAAATTCGACCGTGTTTTATTAACAGATAACGGAACAATCACTGTCGGCGCCCCAGTTATAGACGGAGTTACCGTAGTAGCTAAAATCGTTGAACACGTGAAAGGAGACAAAGTAATCGTTTTCAAAAAGAAAAGAAGAAAAGGTTACCAAAAGTCTAACGGTCATCGTCAACAATTCACTAAAATTGAAGTAGCTTCAATCGGTTAAGATTGAGCTGAGATTAATTATTAACTCTTAAAAACAAAACGAAATGGCACATAAGAAAGGGGTCGGAAGTTCGAAAAATGGTCGTGAATCACATTCGAAACGTTTAGGTGTTAAAATTTTTGGTGGACAAGCAGCAATCGCTGGTAACATTATTGTTCGTCAAAGAGGTACTCAACATCATCCTGGTGATAATGTAGGAATCGGTAAAGATCACACATTATTCGCTTTAATTGACGGAAAAGTAGTTTTCACTAAAAAACGTAACGATAGATCTTACGTTTCAGTTGAACCATTATCTTAATTGATAATTCGACAGCGAAAATGCTAACAATATAAAAGCTCGAACTTATTGGTTCGAGCTTTTTTTGTTCTTAAAAACTAATCAATCCCTATAGCGTTTTCGTTATATACATCTTTTGATTTAAGATTAATTTTTATATTTTGTTTAAGTAACATTTCTCGAAGAGATTTTCTTCTGTACATTGGATCAATAAACTGTATAACTCCTTTTTTATCAAAAAATATTGCAA of Empedobacter falsenii contains these proteins:
- the rplU gene encoding 50S ribosomal protein L21, producing MYAIVEIAGLQYKVEKDQQLFVNRLAGEAGDEVKFDRVLLTDNGTITVGAPVIDGVTVVAKIVEHVKGDKVIVFKKKRRKGYQKSNGHRQQFTKIEVASIG
- the rpmA gene encoding 50S ribosomal protein L27 — protein: MAHKKGVGSSKNGRESHSKRLGVKIFGGQAAIAGNIIVRQRGTQHHPGDNVGIGKDHTLFALIDGKVVFTKKRNDRSYVSVEPLS